A window from Fragaria vesca subsp. vesca linkage group LG5, FraVesHawaii_1.0, whole genome shotgun sequence encodes these proteins:
- the LOC101301870 gene encoding major allergen Pru ar 1-like, whose translation MGVFTYESEFTSVIPPARLFKAFVLDADNLIPKIAPQAVKGTEILQGDGGVGTIKKINLGEGSEYSYVKHQIDGIDKDNFVYKYSMIEGDAISDKIEKVSYETKLVASSDGGSVIKSTSNYHTKGDVEIKEEHVKAGKERAAGLFKIIESHLLANPEAYN comes from the coding sequence ATGGGTGTCTTCACTTATGAATCTGAGTTCACCTCTGTCATCCCACCAGCTAGGTTGTTCAAGGCCTTCGTTCTCGATGCCGACAACCTCATCCCCAAGATTGCTCCCCAAGCAGTTAAGGGCACCGAGATTCTTCAAGGAGATGGTGGTGTTGGAACCATCAAGAAGATCAACCTCGGGGAAGGAAGTGAGTACAGCTACGTGAAGCATCAGATCGACGGAATCGACAAGGACAACTTTGTGTACAAGTACAGCATGATCGAAGGAGATGCTATCTCAGACAAGATTGAGAAGGTCTCGTATGAGACTAAGTTGGTGGCATCTTCCGACGGAGGCTCCGTCATTAAGAGCACCAGCAACTACCACACCAAGGGTGACGTCGAGATCAAGGAAGAGCATGTTAAGGCTGGCAAAGAAAGGGCTGCTGGTTTGTTCAAGATTATTGAGAGCCACCTTCTCGCCAACCCTGAAGCTTACAACTAA
- the LOC101301584 gene encoding uncharacterized protein LOC101301584, with protein MVQSNVRQLPQEFGQLTRLRLVDLSDCLFLSVIPAGVISNWTKLEDLRLRNSFDKWEGTAKQYESEELDSETSIASLLELMNLPNVTALEVHIPDIDILPPKFFSDRLEKYQIFLGDGDFGSMEETTLNTLKLQPHPRFELNENVKILLKKCDIFTVNGGDFSFLMKTKIVMSNLTTLDVSSCDGFKYLFTSSMVRSLVKLKYLEVCSCRDMEEIVSTIESHEEDVDNIFAKLERLTLNELPNFARFCTAGSCIDFPLLEELHVDGCSKLGESATYWGNVLFDEKVRFPRLEILKIIKYGEDTALKKIWHNQLAPGSFCRLREFHLENCSGVSSIFPPSMTGRLSGLETLVIFGCASARVVFDESGESTGTTTTHLKDGQNLKSVTIYFCHNLRYVFPASMVTKGLQQLQELELRYCFEMRNVVGKEEGAVESTTHPRFIFPKVKAMMFDSMDTVTSFYPAMHTSEWPSLQYFVFSRCSLETFAAEVSHFQETQLHAPTKQPFFLIDKGSFPVLQELVLPDRSEILYGPSSSPIELMFPKLNSTRRRRR; from the exons ATGGTACAGTCCAATGTTAGACAGTTACCCCAAGAATTTGGGCAGTTAACCCGTCTACGGTTGGTGGATTTGTCTGATTGCCTTTTTCTTAGTGTGATTCCAGCTGGTGTCATTTCCAATTGGACAAAACTCGAAGACTTGAGATTGAGAAACAGCTTTGACAAATGGGAGGGTACCGCCAAACAATATGAATCCGAAGAATTAGACAGTGAAACAAGTATTGCGAGCCTTTTGGAGCTGATGAACTTGCCCAACGTAACCGCATTAGAAGTACACATTCCAGATATTGACATTCTTCCACCAAAGTTTTTCTCGGACAGGTTGGAAAAATACCAAATATTTCTTGGCGACGGGGACTTCGGTTCTATGGAAGAAACAACTCTCAATACCCTTAAACTACAGCCCCATCCCAGATTTGAATTGAACGAGAATGTAAAAATATTGCTCAAGAAGTGTGATATTTTTACCGTGAATGGAGGTGATTTTTCATTTCTCATGAAGACAAAG ATTGTGATGTCCAACTTAACAACATTGGACGTGTCTTCCTGTGATGGCTTCAAATACTTGTTTACATCTTCTATGGTCAGAAGTCTTGTAAAACTCAAATATCTCGAGGTATGTAGCTGCCGAGACATGGAAGAGATAGTTTCTACAATAGAGTCCCATGAAGAAGATGTGGATAACATATTTGCTAAGCTAGAAAGACTCACGTTGAATGAACTTCCAAACTTTGCTAGATTCTGTACAGCTGGAAGTTGTATTGATTTTCCATTATTGGAGGAGCTACATGTAGATGGCTGTAGTAAACTAGGAGAAAGTGCTACATACTGGGGAAACGTTCTCTTTGACGAAAAG GTAAGATTTCCAAGATTGGAGATATTGAAAATCATCAAATACGGAGAAGACACAGCCTTGAAGAAAATATGGCACAACCAACTAGCACCAGGCTCATTTTGCAGACTCAGAGAATTTCACCTGGAGAATTGCAGTGGTGTAAGTAGTATTTTTCCACCAAGTATGACAGGAAGATTGAGTGGTCTGGAAACCTTGGTTATATTTGGTTGCGCGTCAGCGAGAGTAGTATTTGATGAAAGCGGAGAAAGTACTGGCACAACAACCACTCATTTGAAAGACGGTCAAAATCTGAAGTCGGTTACGATATACTTCTGTCACAATTTGAGATATGTTTTCCCCGCATCTATGGTAACCAAAGGACTTCAGCAGTTGCAGGAGCTGGAGTTGCGTTATTGTTTTGAAATGAGGAATGTTGTTGGCAAGGAAGAAGGTGCAGTAGAATCAACAACACATCCTAGGTTTATATTCCCAAAAGTCAAAGCTATGATGTTTGACTCTATGGACACAGTTACGAGCTTCTATCCCGCGATGCATACTTCTGAGTGGCCATCACTCCAATATTTCGTGTTTTCTCGTTGTTCTCTGGAGACTTTTGCTGCAGAAGTATCACACTTTCAGGAAACACAACTGCATGCTCCAACTAAACAACCTTTCTTTCTCATTGATAAG GGTTCATTCCCCGTCCTGCAAGAGTTGGTGTTGCCTGACAGGTCGGAGATTTTGTACGGTCCATCTTCATCCCCAATAGAGTTGATGTTCCCCAAACTGAACTCTACTAGACGGCGTAGACGCTAG
- the LOC101300721 gene encoding SNARE-interacting protein KEULE-like has protein sequence MSFSDSDSSSYGGDYKNFKQISRDRLLHEMLRSCKSGDSKSTWKVLIMDKLTVKIMSYACKMADITDEGVSLVEDIYRRRQPLPSMDAIYFMQPSKENVIMFLSDMSGRSPLYRKAFVFFSSPIPKELVSHIKKDGTVLTRISALREMNLEYFAIDSQAFVTNNEKALEELYGDEENSRKGVTCLNVMATRVATVFASLREFPHVRYRAAKSLDATTMTTFRDLIPTKLAAGIWDCLMKYKKTIPNFPETETCELLILDRSVDQIAPIIHEWTYDAMCHDLLNMDGNKYVQEVPGKNGGPPEKKEVLLEDHDPVWLELRHAHIADASERLHDKMTNFVSKNKAAQMHGSRDTHELSTRDLQKMVQALPQYSEQIDKLSLHVEIAGKVNKIIRELGLRELGQLEQDLVFGDAGMKDVIKYLTTKEDTTGENKLRLLMILAAIYPEKFEGEKGHNLMKLARLPPDDMKAVSNMRLLGDSLDSKKSSGTFSLKFDLHKKKRAGRKERPNEQETWQLSRFYPIIEELIENLSKGELSKEDYPCLNDPSPSFHGTSHSAPVQQQPAAHSMRSRRTPTWARPRNSDDGYSSDSVLRHASSDFKKMGQRIFVVIVGGATRSELRVCHKLTAKLKREVVLGSSCLDDPAPFITRLKMLTENELSLDDLQI, from the exons ATGTCGTTCTCCGACTCCGATTCGTCGTCCTACGGCGGCGACTACAAGAATTTCAAGCAAATCAGCCGCGATC GGCTATTGCATGAAATGCTTCGGTCTTGTAAATCGGGGGACTCAAAATCAACTTGGAAG GTGCTGATTATGGACAAACTTACTGTCAAGATAATGTCTTATGCATGCAAAATGGCTGATATTACAGATGAAGGAGTATCAT TGGTTGAAGATATATATAGGCGAAGGCAGCCGTTGCCCTCCATGGATGCCATATACTTTATGCAGCCGTCCAAAGAGAA TGTAATCATGTTCTTGTCAGACATGTCTGGAAGATCACCGTTATACAGAAA GGCATTTGTTTTCTTCAGTTCACCTATTCCAAAAGAATTGGTCAGTCACATCAAGAAGGATGGAACTGTCTTAACTCGCATATCTGCTTTGAGAGAG ATGAATTTGGAATATTTTGCTATAGACAGCCAG GCTTTTGTTACCAACAATGAGAAGGCTTTAGAGGAACTTTATGGGGATGAGGAGAATTCACGCAAAGGTGTTACATGTTTGAATGTGATGGCAACTCGAGTTGCCACAGTTTTTGCTTCTTTAAGG GAATTTCCTCATGTGCGATACCGAGCTGCCAAGTCACTGGATGCCACCACGATGACCACTTTTCGTGATTTAATTCCTACCAAGCTTGCTGCGGGGATTTGGGATTGTCTCATGAAATATAAAAAAACTATTCCGAACTTCCCTGAGACAGAAACATGCGAGTTGCTTATCCTTGACAGATCTGTTGATCAG ATTGCACCAATCATACATGAATGGACATATGATGCCATGTGTCATGACCTGCTAAATATGGATGGAAATAAATACGTGCAGGAA GTTCCAGGCAAAAATGGTGGTCCACCGGAGAAAAAAGAGGTTCTCTTAGAAGATCATGATCCTGTCTGGCTTGAGCTTCGCCATGCACATATAGCAGAT GCTAGTGAACGGTTGCATGATAAAATGACCAACTTTGTATCGAAGAATAAGGCTGCACAAATGCACGGTTCCAG AGATACCCACGAACTATCTACAAGGGACTTGCAAAAGATGGTTCAAGCATTGCCACAATACAGTGAACAAATTGACAAGCTCTCCCTTCATGTAGAG ATTGCGGGGAAAGTTAACAAAATTATCCGGGAGCTTGGGCTTCGAGAACTTGGGCAGTTGGAGCAGGATCTTGTTTTTGGAGATGCCGGGATGAAAGATGTAATCAAATATTTGACAACGAAAGAG GATACAACTGGTGAAAATAAGTTGCGCTTGTTGATGATTCTTGCAGCCATTTATCCTGAGAAATTTGAGGGGGAGAAGGGTCACAATTTGATGAAG TTGGCCCGGTTACCGCCGGATGATATGAAGGCTGTGAGTAATATGAGACTCCTTGGTGATTCGTTAGATAGCAAAAAAAGCTCGGGAACTTTTTCCTTGAAGTTTGATCTTCATAAG AAGAAACGTGCAGGTAGGAAAGAGCGTCCAAATGAACAAGAAACATGGCAGCTTTCACGTTTTTATCCCATTATAGAG GAACTTATAGAAAACCTTAGCAAAGGTGAACTATCAAAGGAAGACTATCCCTGTTTGAATGACCCAAGTCCAAGTTTTCATGGGACATCACATAGTGCACCAGTACAACAGCAACCAGCTGCTCATTCAATGAGATCAAGGAGGACACCAACATGGGCCCGGCCTCGGAATTCCGATGATGGGTATTCAAG TGATTCAGTATTGAGGCACGCATCTAGTGATTTCAAGAAGATGGGCCAACGCATATTTGTAGTAATAGTAGGTGGAGCTACTAGATCAGAG CTTAGGGTTTGCCACAAACTCACAGCTAAGTTGAAGAGGGAAGTTGTTTTAGGCTCCTCGTGTCTTGATGATCCTGCTCCCTTTATTACG AGACTAAAAATGCTCACAGAGAATGAGCTTTCATTGGATGACCTCCAGATCTGA